One segment of Carya illinoinensis cultivar Pawnee chromosome 1, C.illinoinensisPawnee_v1, whole genome shotgun sequence DNA contains the following:
- the LOC122306469 gene encoding B3 domain-containing transcription factor VRN1-like, producing MASQGQRDDQSPGAVVKAPHFFKIILADSLRHGKLMIPRRFVRKHGEGLSNLAFLNLPNGAEWKLELTRCDGEIWIQKGWQEFLEYYSVKPGHFLVFRYEGNSRFHVLIFDMSATEIDYPTHSSQVKGGNFGEKLQVSPKEESENDSSVEILDSFRTYSKRREKLPCDPRPQKMKRTNPSAKTEKISNLPKWVPHSTPNRTQSTEEKPKKLKALGNLHPTKQEFEGVEGISTKEVGCPKSEVLTRTRPLTLIEKARALKKASGFKCENPYFMVVMQPSYVQFGWCLNVPLKFAKTYLDMTLGDVVLRASDGRNWFVKYSAGKFLCWKEFSLDNNLKVGDVCAFELIKGIKVSFKVVIFRANEGQCPLSPGGLYFSSKGEGGSIPKSPMCFQSHIFRSKKWTASEKARVLERAIAFNSQNPFFMVSMGTPYANGRCNLNIPCKFAEKYLSDQKPGNIILLVSGGKSWPVQYISRDFGSQRKTELSIGWRAFARDSKLKEGDVCVFELMKGIGVTNSHQSLGKRSECTSIISKQQILTLIKQTTPILNTMI from the exons ATGGCTTCTCAAGGCCAGAGAGACGATCAAAGTCCGGGAGCTGTGGTGAAAGCCCCACATTTTTTCAAGATAATTCTTGCTGATTCTCTACGACATGGGAAGCTT ATGATTCCGAGAAGGTTTGTAAGGAAACATGGAGAAGGGTTGTCAAACCTAGCATTTCTTAATCTTCCAAATGGTGCAGAATGGAAATTAGAATTGACGAGATGTGATGGTGAAATCTGGATACAGAAGGGTTGGCAAGAATTCTTGGAGTATTACTCTGTGAAGCCGGGGCACTTTCTAGTTTTCAGATATGAAGGAAATTCTCGCTTTCATGTACTCATATTTGATATGAGTGCAACAGAAATAGATTATCCCACCCACAGCTCCCAAGTTAAGGGGGGAAATTTTGGTGAAAAActccaagtttcaccaaaggaagaatctgaaaatgatagtTCTGTGGAGATATTAGATAGCTTTAGAACATACTCCAAAAGGAGGGAGAAGTTGCCATGCGATCCAAGGCCTCAAAAGATGAAGAGAACGAATCCAAGTGCTAAAACTGAGAAAATCTCCAATCTACCTAAATGGGTTCCTCATTCTACACCAAACCGCACTCAATCTACAGAGGAAAAGCCTAAGAAGCTAAAAGCACTAGGAAATCTGCATCCGACCAAGCAAGAGTTTGAAG GTGTTGAAGGCATTTCTACCAAGGAAGTTGGATGTCCAAAATCTGAGGTTCTTACAAGGACTCGACCATTGACTTTGATTGAAAAAGCTAGAGCTCTTAAGAAAGCAAGTGGATTCAAATGCGAAAACCCATATTTTATGGTTGTCATGCAACCATCATATGTGCAATTTGGATGGTGTTTG AATGTACCATTAAAATTTGCAAAGACATATTTGGATATGACGCTTGGTGATGTGGTCCTTCGGGCTTCAGATGGCAGAAACTGGTTTGTTAAGTACAGTGCAGGCAAATTTTTATGTTGGAAGGAATTCTCACTGGACAATAATCTGAAAGTAGGGGACGTTTGTGCGTTTGAACTGATTAAGGGCATTAAAGTTTCattcaaagttgtaattttccGTGCAAATGAAGGACAATGCCCTCTATCGCCAG GGGgactttatttttcttctaaagGAGAAGGTGGAAGCATTCCTAAATCTCCCATGTGCTTTCAATCTCACATTTTTAGGAGTAAAAAATGGACAGCCAGTGAAAAAGCTAGGGTTCTTGAGAGAGCTATTGCTTTCAATTctcaaaatccattttttaTGGTCTCCATGGGCACACCATATGCCAATGGCAGATGCAACTTG AATATACCATGCAAGTTTGCAGAGAAATATTTGAGTGATCAGAAGCCTGGCAATATCATCCTCCTGGTTTCAGGTGGGAAAAGTTGGCCTGTCCAATACATTTCTAGAGATTTTGGTagtcaaagaaaaactgaactTTCTATCGGTTGGAGGGCATTCGCCCGGGATAGCAAATTGAAAGAAGGTGATGTTTGTGTATTTGAATTGATGAAGGGCATTGGAGTTACAAATAGCCATCAATCTCTTGGTAAGAGATCTGAGTGTACCAGCATCATCAGTAAACAGCAAATACTCACGTTAATCAAGCAAACTACGCCAATTTTGAATACCATGATCTGA
- the LOC122306459 gene encoding B3 domain-containing transcription factor VRN1-like isoform X1 — MASQGQRDDQIPGVAVKAPHFFKIILADPLRHGKLMIPRRFVRKHGEGLSNLAFLNLPNGVEWKLELTRCDGEIWLQKGWQEFLEYYSVKPGHFLVFRYEGNSRFHVLIFDMSATEIDYPTHSSQVKGGNFGEKLQVSPKEESENDSSVEILDSFRTYSKRREKLPCDPRPQKMKRTNPSAKAEKISNLPKWVPHSTPNRTQSKEVKPKKLKAEGNLHPTKQEFEGVEGISTKEVGCPKSEVLTRTRPLTLIEKARALKKASGFKRRNPYFMVVMQPSYVQFGWCLNVPLKFAKTYLNMTLGDVVLRVSDGRNWFVKYSAGKFFCWKEFSLDNNLKVGDVCAFELIKGIKVSFKVVIFRAHEGQCPLSPGGLYFSSKGEGGSIPKSPMCFQSHIFRSKKRTATEKARALERAIAFNSQNPFFMVSMGTLYANGACNLRIPCKFAEKYLSDQKCGNVILLVSGGKTWPVQYIYREFGSRRNTELAIGWRAYARDNKLKEGDICVFELMEGIGVTNSHQSLGKRSDCTSISKQKILKLYQKEFSRVVMLERVGDKSWVVKFELQPQVK, encoded by the exons ATGGCTTCTCAAGGCCAGAGAGACGATCAAATTCCGGGAGTTGCGGTGAAAGCTCCACATTTTTTCAAGATAATTCTTGCTGATCCTCTACGACATGGGAAGCTT ATGATTCCGAGAAGGTTTGTAAGGAAACATGGAGAAGGGTTGTCAAACCTAGCATTTCTTAATCTTCCAAATGGTGTAGAATGGAAATTAGAATTGACGAGATGTGATGGTGAAATCTGGTTACAGAAGGGTTGGCAAGAATTCTTGGAGTATTACTCTGTGAAGCCGGGGCACTTTCTAGTTTTCAGATATGAAGGAAATTCTCGCTTTCATGTACTCATATTTGATATGAGTGCAACAGAAATAGATTATCCCACCCACAGCTCCCAAGTTAAGGGGGGAAATTTTGGTGAAAAActccaagtttcaccaaagGAAGAATCTGAAAACGATAGTTCTGTGGAGATATTAGATAGCTTTAGAACATACTCCAAAAGGAGGGAGAAGTTGCCATGCGATCCAAGGCCTCAAAAGATGAAGAGAACGAATCCAAGTGCTAAAGCTGAGAAAATCTCCAATCTACCTAAATGGGTTCCTCATTCTACACCAAACCGCACTCAATCTAAAGAGGTAAAGCCTAAGAAGCTAAAAGCAGAAGGAAATCTGCATCCGACGAAGCAAGAGTTTGAAG GTGTTGAAGGCATTTCTACCAAGGAAGTTGGATGTCCAAAATCTGAGGTTCTTACAAGGACTCGACCATTGACTTTGATTGAAAAAGCTAGAGCTCTTAAGAAAGCAAGTggattcaaacgaagaaacccatatTTTATGGTTGTCATGCAACCATCATATGTGCAATTTGGATGGTGTTTG AATGTACCATTAAAATTTGCAAAGACATATTTGAATATGACGCTTGGTGATGTGGTCCTTCGGGTTTCAGATGGCAGAAACTGGTTTGTTAAGTACAGTGCAGGCAAATTTTTCTGTTGGAAGGAATTCTCACTGGACAATAATCTGAAAGTAGGGGACGTTTGTGCGTTTGAACTGATTAAGGGCATTAAAGTTTCtttcaaagttgtaattttccGCGCACATGAAGGACAATGCCCTCTATCGCCAG GGGgactttatttttcttctaaagGAGAAGGTGGAAGCATTCCTAAATCTCCCATGTGCTTTCAATCTCACATTTTTAGGAGTAAAAAACGGACAGCTACTGAAAAAGCTAGGGCTCTTGAGAGAGCTATTGCTTTCAATTctcaaaatccattttttaTGGTCTCCATGGGCACATTATATGCCAATGGCGCATGCAACTTG AGAATACCATGCAAGTTTGCAGAGAAATATTTGAGTGATCAGAAGTGTGGCAATGTCATCCTCCTGGTTTCAGGTGGGAAAACTTGGCCAGTCCAATACATTTATAGAGAATTTGGCAGTCGTAGAAACACTGAACTTGCTATCGGTTGGAGAGCATATGCCCGGGATAATAAATTGAAAGAAGGTGATATTTGTGTATTTGAGTTGATGGAGGGCATTGGAGTTACAAATAGCCATCAATCTCTTGGTAAGAGATCTGACTGTACCAGCATCAGTAAACAGAAAATACTCAA ACTGTACCAGAAAGAGTTTTCAAGAGTAGTGATGCTTGAGCGGGTTGGGGATAAATCGTGGGTAGTGAAATTCGAGTTACAACCACAAGTTAAGTAg
- the LOC122306459 gene encoding B3 domain-containing transcription factor VRN1-like isoform X2 — translation MASQGQRDDQIPGVAVKAPHFFKIILADPLRHGKLMIPRRFVRKHGEGLSNLAFLNLPNGVEWKLELTRCDGEIWLQKGWQEFLEYYSVKPGHFLVFRYEGNSRFHVLIFDMSATEIDYPTHSSQVKGGNFGEKLQVSPKEESENDSSVEILDSFRTYSKRREKLPCDPRPQKMKRTNPSAKAEKISNLPKWVPHSTPNRTQSKEVKPKKLKAEGNLHPTKQEFEGVEGISTKEVGCPKSEVLTRTRPLTLIEKARALKKASGFKRRNPYFMVVMQPSYVQFGWCLNVPLKFAKTYLNMTLGDVVLRVSDGRNWFVKYSAGKFFCWKEFSLDNNLKVGDVCAFELIKGIKVSFKVVIFRAHEGQCPLSPGGLYFSSKGEGGSIPKSPMCFQSHIFRSKKRTATEKARALERAIAFNSQNPFFMVSMGTLYANGACNLRIPCKFAEKYLSDQKCGNVILLVSGGKTWPVQYIYREFGSRRNTELAIGWRAYARDNKLKEGDICVFELMEGIGVTNSHQSLDCTRKSFQE, via the exons ATGGCTTCTCAAGGCCAGAGAGACGATCAAATTCCGGGAGTTGCGGTGAAAGCTCCACATTTTTTCAAGATAATTCTTGCTGATCCTCTACGACATGGGAAGCTT ATGATTCCGAGAAGGTTTGTAAGGAAACATGGAGAAGGGTTGTCAAACCTAGCATTTCTTAATCTTCCAAATGGTGTAGAATGGAAATTAGAATTGACGAGATGTGATGGTGAAATCTGGTTACAGAAGGGTTGGCAAGAATTCTTGGAGTATTACTCTGTGAAGCCGGGGCACTTTCTAGTTTTCAGATATGAAGGAAATTCTCGCTTTCATGTACTCATATTTGATATGAGTGCAACAGAAATAGATTATCCCACCCACAGCTCCCAAGTTAAGGGGGGAAATTTTGGTGAAAAActccaagtttcaccaaagGAAGAATCTGAAAACGATAGTTCTGTGGAGATATTAGATAGCTTTAGAACATACTCCAAAAGGAGGGAGAAGTTGCCATGCGATCCAAGGCCTCAAAAGATGAAGAGAACGAATCCAAGTGCTAAAGCTGAGAAAATCTCCAATCTACCTAAATGGGTTCCTCATTCTACACCAAACCGCACTCAATCTAAAGAGGTAAAGCCTAAGAAGCTAAAAGCAGAAGGAAATCTGCATCCGACGAAGCAAGAGTTTGAAG GTGTTGAAGGCATTTCTACCAAGGAAGTTGGATGTCCAAAATCTGAGGTTCTTACAAGGACTCGACCATTGACTTTGATTGAAAAAGCTAGAGCTCTTAAGAAAGCAAGTggattcaaacgaagaaacccatatTTTATGGTTGTCATGCAACCATCATATGTGCAATTTGGATGGTGTTTG AATGTACCATTAAAATTTGCAAAGACATATTTGAATATGACGCTTGGTGATGTGGTCCTTCGGGTTTCAGATGGCAGAAACTGGTTTGTTAAGTACAGTGCAGGCAAATTTTTCTGTTGGAAGGAATTCTCACTGGACAATAATCTGAAAGTAGGGGACGTTTGTGCGTTTGAACTGATTAAGGGCATTAAAGTTTCtttcaaagttgtaattttccGCGCACATGAAGGACAATGCCCTCTATCGCCAG GGGgactttatttttcttctaaagGAGAAGGTGGAAGCATTCCTAAATCTCCCATGTGCTTTCAATCTCACATTTTTAGGAGTAAAAAACGGACAGCTACTGAAAAAGCTAGGGCTCTTGAGAGAGCTATTGCTTTCAATTctcaaaatccattttttaTGGTCTCCATGGGCACATTATATGCCAATGGCGCATGCAACTTG AGAATACCATGCAAGTTTGCAGAGAAATATTTGAGTGATCAGAAGTGTGGCAATGTCATCCTCCTGGTTTCAGGTGGGAAAACTTGGCCAGTCCAATACATTTATAGAGAATTTGGCAGTCGTAGAAACACTGAACTTGCTATCGGTTGGAGAGCATATGCCCGGGATAATAAATTGAAAGAAGGTGATATTTGTGTATTTGAGTTGATGGAGGGCATTGGAGTTACAAATAGCCATCAATCTCTTG ACTGTACCAGAAAGAGTTTTCAAGAGTAG